In the genome of Leptospira licerasiae serovar Varillal str. VAR 010, one region contains:
- a CDS encoding tetratricopeptide repeat protein, with the protein MENLTPEDKLEASKFFYRTGDLDRAEFLLKSSLEDSESHETYFFLGLIENQRNNWKKGLYYFYRSVEVNPEYGNPCNEIGILLLRMGRERESVFWLKKSLRCTLNDAPHISLFNLATLYKIWNRPERSLQYLHKAIVMKPDFEEAKRLREELNSAI; encoded by the coding sequence TTGGAAAACCTGACGCCTGAAGACAAGCTAGAAGCATCTAAATTTTTCTATAGAACCGGCGATTTGGATCGTGCGGAATTCCTGCTGAAATCCTCATTGGAAGATTCCGAAAGCCATGAGACCTATTTTTTTCTGGGTCTGATCGAAAACCAAAGAAACAATTGGAAAAAAGGTCTGTACTATTTCTACCGTTCCGTAGAAGTAAATCCTGAATACGGAAATCCATGCAACGAGATCGGAATTCTTCTTCTTCGTATGGGAAGAGAAAGAGAATCCGTTTTCTGGCTAAAAAAGTCGCTCCGTTGCACTTTGAACGACGCTCCTCATATTTCTCTTTTTAATTTGGCTACACTTTACAAGATCTGGAATCGTCCGGAAAGGTCTTTGCAGTATCTGCATAAAGCAATCGTAATGAAGCCAGATTTTGAAGAGGCAAAACGTTTGAGAGAAGAGTTGAATTCGGCAATCTAA
- a CDS encoding GNAT family N-acetyltransferase, protein MSNEPIIIRPARPEDAAAAVPLIYSSGPAAWDYVFNEGKISAQDFLTKSFQGTKNTFSYKNHYLAEKNGEVVGSIVIFRPENFFFQNAATAGNIFRIYKFRAPKVAIRGLSMEGMIQPPKSGRLYLGHIAVPDKERRQGIAEKLIRFGISTFPGYDKISLDVSQENPNAQGLYKKLGFEIVEARNFSGPKGLVPNHYYMEANRSSF, encoded by the coding sequence ATGTCTAACGAACCGATTATTATTCGTCCTGCCAGGCCGGAAGACGCGGCCGCAGCTGTTCCTTTAATCTATAGTTCCGGGCCTGCTGCCTGGGACTATGTTTTCAACGAAGGAAAAATTTCCGCTCAGGACTTTCTGACAAAGTCATTCCAAGGAACCAAGAACACGTTCAGCTATAAGAATCATTATTTGGCTGAAAAGAACGGCGAAGTTGTAGGAAGTATCGTTATATTCCGCCCCGAGAATTTTTTCTTTCAGAACGCTGCGACTGCAGGAAATATTTTTCGTATCTACAAATTCAGAGCGCCCAAGGTCGCAATCCGTGGATTAAGTATGGAAGGAATGATCCAACCTCCTAAATCGGGCAGGTTGTATTTGGGGCATATCGCCGTTCCTGATAAAGAAAGAAGGCAAGGGATAGCCGAGAAGTTGATCAGATTTGGAATTTCGACTTTCCCGGGTTACGACAAAATTTCACTGGATGTTTCTCAAGAGAATCCGAACGCGCAAGGTCTGTATAAAAAATTAGGTTTCGAGATCGTAGAGGCCAGGAATTTTTCCGGGCCAAAAGGTTTAGTTCCTAATCATTATTATATGGAAGCAAATCGTTCCTCCTTCTAA
- a CDS encoding alpha/beta hydrolase translates to MEFAPEMLEYANLISSKGLTGFTQGTIQERRDGYSAIGELLGEGPLLREVQDIRIPSKGGDVFIKNYIPKTEPKSKILYFHGGGWVVGRLKDFDPFARKLSEATSSIVSLVDYRLAPEYPYPIPLEDAYASLEWIDSQKENIWKDLPLVVGGDSAGGNLAASTILRAKETYGPKIDLQILIYPVTEAICDTDSYKEFELGPGLTKKDMEWFIDQYLPDRHTRSDRQASPLYQTDWKDLPPAIVFIADIDPLRDDGKLYAEKLKEAGVPVLFKEFKGYTHGFFTKVNLLKAPEEGLKMISEEMDRVFKRKEVLRK, encoded by the coding sequence ATGGAATTTGCTCCGGAGATGTTGGAATACGCAAATCTGATTTCCTCTAAAGGACTCACAGGTTTTACCCAAGGAACTATCCAGGAAAGAAGGGACGGTTATTCCGCAATCGGAGAACTTTTGGGAGAAGGCCCGCTTTTGCGGGAAGTCCAGGACATCCGGATCCCTTCTAAAGGTGGAGACGTATTCATAAAAAATTATATTCCAAAAACGGAACCTAAATCCAAGATCCTCTACTTCCATGGAGGAGGGTGGGTAGTCGGAAGATTAAAAGATTTCGATCCATTTGCGCGCAAACTCTCCGAGGCTACTTCCAGTATCGTTTCTCTTGTCGATTATAGACTGGCTCCAGAATATCCGTATCCTATTCCATTAGAAGATGCTTATGCTTCTTTAGAATGGATCGATTCTCAAAAGGAGAATATCTGGAAAGATCTTCCTTTGGTGGTAGGAGGTGACAGTGCTGGAGGAAATTTGGCCGCTTCTACCATTTTGAGAGCTAAAGAAACATACGGTCCAAAGATAGATCTACAGATCCTGATCTATCCGGTCACGGAGGCGATTTGTGATACCGATTCATATAAAGAATTCGAATTAGGTCCCGGTCTTACCAAAAAAGATATGGAATGGTTTATCGATCAATACTTGCCTGATCGCCACACAAGGTCCGATCGCCAAGCCTCTCCCTTATACCAAACTGATTGGAAGGATCTTCCTCCTGCGATAGTGTTTATAGCTGACATCGATCCTCTAAGAGATGATGGGAAACTATATGCAGAAAAATTAAAGGAAGCAGGAGTTCCTGTTTTATTCAAAGAATTCAAGGGTTATACACATGGATTTTTTACCAAGGTGAATCTTCTAAAGGCTCCTGAAGAAGGACTGAAAATGATCTCAGAAGAAATGGATCGTGTATTCAAACGAAAGGAGGTCTTACGTAAATGA
- a CDS encoding alcohol dehydrogenase: MKSIRLVEFGSSLELEEKQDPEPKDSQVLLEVISCGVCHSDLHLRDGYYKIGGEEKLFVKDRGVKLPLTPGHEVVGKVIKVGSNVHSVSVGETKLVYPWIGCGSCEECVSGNPQLCSSPRSLGIYQDGGYSDRILVPDEKWLLDIYDLSPEYACSYACAGLTAYGALKKALPLKKTDTLLIIGAGGLGMFASQLVPLLTDAKVIFLDLDESRLDKLKELGFYTVPSSHSDAASEVKKISGPLGVSAVIDFVNNSTTSSFGFSLLKKNGTLIGVGLFGGELKIPTPILSLRSLTVRGSYTGSPGELKELLKLASEKKLPPVPVQIRNLKDADSALNDLSSGKVLGRLVLSGKSV, from the coding sequence ATGAAAAGTATTAGATTAGTAGAATTCGGCTCCTCTTTAGAATTGGAAGAAAAACAAGACCCGGAACCGAAAGACTCGCAAGTATTATTAGAAGTTATCTCCTGTGGGGTCTGTCATTCGGACCTACATTTAAGGGACGGTTATTATAAAATAGGCGGAGAAGAAAAATTATTCGTAAAGGACAGAGGAGTCAAACTCCCTCTAACTCCCGGTCACGAAGTTGTAGGCAAGGTTATAAAAGTCGGATCTAACGTCCATTCCGTATCGGTAGGAGAAACTAAGTTAGTCTATCCTTGGATTGGCTGCGGTTCTTGCGAAGAATGTGTATCCGGAAATCCTCAACTTTGTTCCTCCCCTAGATCGTTAGGTATCTACCAGGATGGAGGTTATTCGGATCGGATACTGGTCCCGGACGAAAAATGGCTTTTGGATATTTACGATCTTTCTCCTGAATATGCTTGTTCTTATGCATGCGCAGGACTCACCGCTTACGGCGCACTGAAAAAAGCGCTCCCACTTAAGAAAACGGATACTTTGCTGATCATTGGAGCAGGCGGACTTGGAATGTTCGCTTCTCAATTGGTTCCACTACTGACGGATGCGAAAGTTATCTTTTTGGATCTGGACGAGTCTCGTTTGGATAAGTTAAAAGAACTCGGATTTTATACTGTTCCTTCTTCACATTCTGATGCCGCTTCAGAAGTGAAAAAGATCTCAGGTCCTTTAGGGGTTTCCGCGGTCATCGATTTTGTAAATAATAGTACCACTTCTTCATTTGGATTTTCTCTTTTGAAAAAGAATGGGACATTAATTGGAGTCGGCCTTTTCGGCGGCGAGTTAAAGATCCCGACCCCAATTCTTTCTCTCCGAAGTTTAACAGTTCGTGGGAGTTACACAGGTTCTCCGGGAGAGTTAAAGGAGCTGCTAAAACTTGCGTCTGAAAAAAAACTACCTCCTGTTCCGGTCCAGATCAGGAATTTGAAAGATGCGGATTCCGCTTTGAACGATCTATCTTCCGGTAAAGTATTGGGTAGATTGGTGCTGTCCGGAAAATCAGTATAA
- a CDS encoding SDR family oxidoreductase codes for MSTISETVLVTGASGHMGRIVLEELLKRGHNKIIATTRKPESLEDFAKRGVIVRKASFDHPTSLAAAFAGADRILIISTDNIGNRIPEHSAAVDAAVKVGAKRILYTSLTKADEVPVTFAFEHEGTEEKIKQSGLAYTILRNNLYSDYLIPKIQHAVTSGSIYGSGGEGACAYISRTDCAKAAAAALLSNISENQILEISGPKAWTYSELAKFVSELTGVSVSYVDIPAEELSKALVGAGVPKPMADALASFDVSIREGYLKDVSSAVKDLTGESLQDVTALLKENKSILVS; via the coding sequence ATGAGCACAATATCCGAAACAGTACTCGTGACCGGAGCTTCCGGCCATATGGGAAGAATTGTCCTAGAAGAATTATTAAAAAGAGGCCATAACAAGATCATTGCGACAACTCGAAAGCCTGAGTCTCTCGAAGACTTTGCAAAAAGGGGAGTTATAGTTCGAAAGGCAAGTTTTGACCATCCAACAAGTCTTGCCGCTGCATTTGCGGGCGCGGATCGGATCTTGATTATCAGCACCGACAATATCGGAAATCGTATCCCAGAACATAGCGCCGCAGTAGATGCAGCGGTAAAAGTGGGAGCAAAACGGATTCTTTACACTTCTCTCACCAAGGCAGACGAGGTCCCGGTCACATTCGCTTTCGAACATGAAGGAACAGAAGAGAAGATCAAACAAAGCGGTCTTGCGTACACAATTCTTCGAAATAATCTATATTCAGATTATCTAATACCTAAGATCCAACATGCAGTAACAAGCGGTTCGATTTACGGTTCCGGGGGAGAAGGTGCCTGCGCCTATATTTCCAGAACGGACTGTGCAAAAGCGGCCGCAGCCGCTTTACTTTCCAATATCTCTGAAAATCAAATTTTAGAGATCAGCGGGCCAAAGGCTTGGACATACTCGGAACTTGCAAAATTCGTTTCCGAGTTAACTGGCGTATCCGTTTCCTATGTGGACATTCCTGCAGAAGAACTTTCTAAGGCCTTGGTCGGAGCGGGAGTTCCGAAGCCTATGGCGGATGCTCTGGCTTCTTTCGATGTGTCTATTCGAGAAGGTTATCTAAAAGATGTAAGTTCAGCTGTAAAAGATCTGACTGGAGAATCCCTTCAGGATGTGACTGCACTACTGAAAGAGAACAAATCTATTTTAGTCTCTTAA
- a CDS encoding Crp/Fnr family transcriptional regulator → MALDTSVPNQKVTVKAGTVLFPEGSAANSLNVLHSGALRYLVEAPGGRKLELFKISGSNLTPGASALFGSGRYPFTIVAEQDCVLSTYVMSQSTVGRSLAARSSLGIMVGRSLLREITESFKRVNQLRKIASDMGKTNDNLSLLYYQFNPSVFPDIKPGQPIADPSSEIVDPVLRLARENLKHYFDNGGILPERPTANYVEEDHSQLLVKYYPEEIEFQDGEFNFVRKIILADPNLLAQLFAPDPSMVSYVCDKLGRVQNNITENAKSILEELDENFSLLLGGVESLTEKYFLILDMAANGYATAPPEFVVPILQVVSQKIERALAGHQAIFGSAIPGPSPNIKPFIEKTVGLAKKFEASNPTAKAASNGSGISVDGSADATAIRKELANSASTIIQFSGMGGDAIKEFSAMMVKLKSLKNPLDSDNDTRKLRRSITKTYFDIYAACFQKYVNSGKNVPKPVDLMLKYGFFDETMLDDSQLVFMSTFKDAITSVSDIPIHYGTEWLEKIYKRECPTSLDELGQNFFDKVKMDNRNAVFKKESDLPPDIDNPEARLKFEFGAMYEANVRLTTGSLATYLPILTKYHSQIPLGKAYVTKKMLTDTIHDIMAVDFSVFNREVIYNNPEMGINKEFVQRAIVPDFVIVPSIGSKIMMWQELSIHRGSGSKESRGRIVLPIFVQGDLKSLLIDAFAAFRWELCKTILGPEWNNVGNPSITADYMDYVQFYKKNKDLSIEIKEKLAAEFKRFRNERDIFANDYQLWIKYEAEGVQRLNRVVRGIFYRHIPFARTIREKVAKMPAFGEINNRFVNIRTRKFTELENRYKKYINALGSLPDPLRENMEFYRV, encoded by the coding sequence ATGGCATTAGATACAAGCGTACCAAATCAAAAAGTAACAGTCAAAGCCGGAACGGTTTTATTTCCGGAAGGAAGCGCCGCGAATTCCCTCAACGTATTGCATAGTGGAGCATTGCGTTATTTGGTAGAAGCGCCCGGCGGCAGAAAACTGGAGTTGTTCAAAATTTCGGGTTCCAATTTGACTCCAGGCGCATCCGCACTTTTCGGCAGCGGACGTTATCCTTTCACAATTGTTGCTGAACAAGATTGCGTGCTCTCCACATATGTTATGTCCCAGTCTACCGTGGGTCGTTCTCTCGCTGCCAGAAGTTCTTTGGGGATCATGGTGGGTCGTTCCCTCTTAAGAGAGATCACCGAATCTTTCAAAAGAGTGAACCAGCTCAGAAAGATCGCTTCGGATATGGGAAAGACAAACGATAATCTTTCTCTTCTATACTATCAATTCAACCCGAGTGTTTTTCCGGATATCAAACCTGGGCAACCTATTGCGGATCCAAGTTCTGAAATTGTGGACCCTGTCTTAAGACTTGCTCGTGAAAATTTAAAACATTATTTCGATAATGGCGGGATCCTTCCCGAAAGACCGACCGCAAATTATGTGGAAGAAGATCATTCGCAGCTTCTGGTAAAATATTATCCCGAAGAAATAGAATTCCAAGACGGAGAATTCAATTTTGTCCGTAAGATCATTTTAGCGGACCCGAATCTTCTCGCACAATTATTCGCTCCTGATCCAAGCATGGTTTCCTATGTCTGCGATAAACTCGGAAGAGTGCAGAATAATATTACCGAAAATGCAAAAAGTATATTAGAAGAGTTGGATGAAAACTTCTCCCTCCTTTTAGGTGGCGTGGAAAGCCTCACCGAAAAATATTTCCTCATTCTAGACATGGCGGCAAACGGTTACGCAACTGCTCCTCCCGAGTTTGTAGTCCCTATTTTACAAGTAGTCTCCCAAAAAATAGAAAGGGCTCTTGCTGGCCATCAGGCAATTTTCGGTTCTGCAATCCCAGGACCTTCTCCTAATATTAAACCGTTTATAGAAAAGACCGTCGGCCTTGCCAAAAAATTCGAGGCTTCCAATCCGACCGCAAAAGCAGCATCGAACGGAAGTGGAATTTCTGTGGATGGTTCTGCGGATGCGACCGCAATTCGAAAAGAATTGGCAAACTCTGCATCTACGATCATCCAATTCTCCGGCATGGGAGGAGATGCGATCAAAGAGTTTTCCGCGATGATGGTAAAACTCAAGTCATTAAAGAACCCATTGGATTCGGACAACGATACTCGTAAATTAAGAAGGTCTATTACAAAAACTTACTTCGATATTTACGCTGCATGTTTCCAAAAATACGTCAACTCAGGAAAGAATGTCCCAAAACCCGTGGACCTGATGTTGAAATACGGATTCTTCGACGAAACTATGCTCGATGATTCCCAATTAGTGTTCATGTCCACATTCAAGGACGCGATCACTTCTGTTTCCGATATTCCTATCCATTACGGAACGGAATGGCTGGAAAAAATTTATAAAAGAGAATGCCCTACTTCGTTGGATGAGCTCGGCCAAAACTTCTTCGACAAAGTCAAGATGGACAACCGAAACGCTGTATTCAAAAAAGAATCTGACCTTCCTCCGGACATAGACAATCCCGAAGCCAGATTAAAATTCGAATTCGGCGCTATGTATGAGGCAAACGTTCGACTCACTACAGGTTCCTTGGCAACCTACTTGCCAATCCTCACAAAGTATCATTCTCAAATCCCTCTGGGCAAAGCATACGTAACCAAAAAGATGCTTACTGATACGATCCACGATATCATGGCAGTAGACTTCTCCGTATTCAATCGAGAAGTGATCTATAATAATCCCGAGATGGGGATTAATAAGGAGTTCGTTCAAAGAGCGATCGTTCCGGACTTCGTAATTGTTCCTTCCATCGGTAGTAAGATCATGATGTGGCAGGAGCTTTCTATCCACAGAGGTTCCGGCTCTAAAGAGAGTAGAGGTAGGATCGTTCTTCCGATTTTTGTACAAGGTGATCTCAAATCACTTTTGATAGATGCGTTTGCCGCATTCCGTTGGGAACTTTGTAAAACGATCTTAGGACCTGAGTGGAATAACGTGGGAAATCCGTCCATCACTGCGGACTATATGGACTATGTTCAGTTCTACAAAAAGAACAAAGATCTTTCCATAGAGATCAAAGAAAAGTTAGCCGCTGAATTCAAACGTTTCCGGAACGAACGAGATATTTTTGCTAACGATTACCAGCTTTGGATCAAATACGAAGCGGAAGGTGTACAAAGATTAAACCGAGTAGTCCGAGGAATTTTCTATCGTCATATTCCTTTCGCAAGAACGATCCGAGAGAAGGTCGCCAAAATGCCTGCATTTGGCGAGATCAACAACAGGTTCGTCAATATTCGCACCCGTAAGTTTACCGAGTTGGAAAACAGATACAAGAAGTACATCAACGCGTTAGGAAGTCTTCCGGACCCTTTACGCGAAAATATGGAATTCTATCGAGTTTAA
- a CDS encoding DUF1343 domain-containing protein yields MKKSKILSDAKSIGMLTNQSAYGWRGDYHFRVIQKEYGLKKLFLPEHGLFAELQDQVSGNGLIYDLGETEVLNLYGDTEQSLAPAEEVLSDLDALIIDIRDVGARYYTFLTTALYAMQAADRLAKKGKPKPRILVSNAKNPAGSKIEGSPLEKKFSSFVGVEGTLHRHGLSAAGLLEYYKDKFNLDLELYRLDLYSKRSSEFLWVPPSPNIPAQTTCYVYTGLCLLEGTNLSEGRGTTRPFETFGAPYINDLDRSLLEKLQEKQKGIFRLRPLKFIPTFHKHAGKVCGGYQILLDKPKKFHSLLFGLLLIRTLREFYPDQFEFLQGPYEFRSDLPAIQLLVGDQYLLDYLDGKRSYSEIQDYLEDAERKWKKVTKNFN; encoded by the coding sequence ATGAAAAAAAGCAAAATTCTCTCCGATGCAAAATCTATCGGAATGCTTACCAATCAGAGCGCATATGGTTGGAGAGGCGACTATCATTTCAGGGTCATACAGAAAGAATACGGACTCAAGAAACTATTTTTGCCTGAGCATGGATTATTTGCAGAGCTACAAGATCAGGTCTCGGGAAACGGACTCATCTACGACTTAGGAGAAACCGAAGTCCTGAATTTGTACGGAGATACCGAACAAAGTCTCGCTCCCGCAGAGGAAGTTTTATCCGACCTGGACGCATTGATCATAGATATCAGAGATGTAGGCGCTCGCTATTATACATTTTTGACTACTGCTTTGTATGCGATGCAAGCGGCAGATCGACTTGCTAAAAAAGGAAAACCAAAACCTCGCATCTTAGTCTCGAACGCAAAAAATCCCGCAGGCTCCAAGATAGAAGGTTCTCCCTTGGAAAAAAAATTTTCATCATTCGTAGGTGTGGAAGGTACGCTGCACCGACATGGTCTCTCCGCCGCGGGCCTTTTAGAATACTATAAGGATAAATTTAATCTGGATCTGGAACTTTATCGATTGGATCTATATTCCAAAAGAAGTTCCGAATTTTTATGGGTACCGCCATCTCCTAATATTCCTGCTCAAACAACATGTTACGTATACACTGGACTTTGTCTTTTAGAAGGGACAAATCTTTCGGAAGGAAGAGGGACTACTCGACCGTTTGAAACGTTCGGTGCGCCTTATATCAACGATCTAGACAGATCACTTTTGGAAAAACTGCAAGAAAAGCAAAAAGGGATTTTTAGGCTCAGGCCTTTGAAGTTTATTCCAACATTTCATAAACATGCAGGAAAAGTTTGCGGAGGTTACCAAATCCTATTGGATAAACCTAAAAAATTCCATAGCTTATTATTCGGATTACTTCTTATCCGCACTCTCAGAGAATTTTATCCGGACCAGTTTGAATTCCTACAAGGACCTTATGAATTTAGATCGGATCTGCCCGCGATCCAACTTTTGGTAGGAGACCAGTATTTATTGGACTATCTGGATGGAAAAAGGTCTTATTCGGAAATACAAGATTATCTGGAAGACGCGGAAAGAAAATGGAAGAAGGTCACGAAGAATTTTAACTGA
- a CDS encoding CDGSH iron-sulfur domain-containing protein: MDIVKGTDATILFDGKKCIHSRNCVLSRPDVFVPNVEGDWIYPDKASVEEIKSLALNCPSGAIRFESNDPSFKETAPPVNVLRVRENGPLAIHADIELEGVEKQYRLTLCRCGASTHKPFCDATHVSVGFTATGEPAVNESDPLPVRNGILKIDPTKNGPLKVSGNLEICSGTGKVTNRTTETYLCRCGGSSNKPYCDGTHRKIKFRS, translated from the coding sequence ATGGATATCGTAAAAGGAACAGATGCGACCATTCTTTTCGATGGTAAAAAATGTATTCATTCTAGAAATTGTGTGCTGAGTAGACCTGACGTATTCGTGCCGAATGTAGAAGGGGACTGGATCTATCCGGACAAAGCAAGTGTGGAAGAGATAAAATCTTTAGCTTTGAATTGTCCATCGGGTGCGATCCGTTTTGAGTCGAATGATCCTTCTTTCAAAGAAACTGCTCCACCTGTCAATGTTCTGAGAGTGAGAGAGAATGGGCCTCTTGCGATCCATGCCGATATTGAGTTAGAAGGTGTAGAAAAACAATATAGACTCACACTTTGCAGATGCGGAGCTTCTACTCATAAACCATTTTGTGACGCAACCCATGTGAGCGTAGGATTTACTGCAACTGGGGAACCTGCTGTCAATGAGTCCGATCCTTTGCCTGTTCGGAATGGAATTTTAAAAATAGACCCCACTAAAAACGGTCCTTTGAAAGTGAGCGGAAACTTAGAAATTTGTTCTGGGACTGGAAAGGTAACAAATAGAACCACCGAAACATATCTTTGTCGCTGCGGTGGTTCTTCAAATAAGCCTTATTGCGATGGGACTCATCGCAAGATCAAATTTAGATCGTAG
- a CDS encoding bifunctional ADP-dependent NAD(P)H-hydrate dehydratase/NAD(P)H-hydrate epimerase: MSRSPNFQVLFNEEEAKLLDEQTILERKISGTLLMGFAALSVFQTWEEVFRSAKKIIILCGSGNNGGDGYALAQFLSAEGLQVEIYSKDGNSSEETKYYKNLTKELKIQNIPLEKFRNDLVNPGEVLVDSLLGTGFKGPLSGEISKAATEIRACKEKLKDSLLILSIDAISGYSPDEKIPFAADILAEIGSPKIKNVFYPLPKDRKSFHPIGFLRQEFRTSKYLLPRASRVELVSKLTRAKDSHKYKNGSAVFIGGSEGMSGAILSSALAFQELGGGISQILTPSANTLIKVLKKDPSFMISQLESAKKTSDYPFLKKASVVCVGPGLASSDLPTLSFSKETTLVFDAGAFKYLDETHLGPRTILTPHLGEWSSISGKKYQSQYSALEDAKVWAKEKKTYLLLKGPVSILFTPEENSYFWEYQEPKLAVMGTGDLLVGILTFFLSRGESMIESVRLAQSVLLYCAELCKGYPTAGRIRKKIRSLLH, from the coding sequence ATGAGCCGATCTCCTAATTTCCAGGTATTATTCAACGAAGAAGAAGCGAAACTCTTAGACGAACAAACCATCTTAGAACGAAAAATTTCGGGAACTTTGCTCATGGGATTCGCGGCGCTTTCCGTCTTCCAGACCTGGGAAGAAGTTTTTAGATCGGCAAAAAAGATCATCATTCTCTGCGGTTCAGGAAACAACGGAGGAGACGGCTATGCGCTTGCTCAATTTTTAAGCGCAGAAGGTCTGCAAGTAGAAATCTATTCGAAAGATGGGAATTCCTCCGAAGAGACGAAATATTATAAAAATCTAACGAAAGAATTGAAGATCCAAAATATCCCTTTGGAAAAATTTAGGAACGATCTCGTAAATCCGGGGGAAGTTCTTGTGGATTCTCTTTTAGGAACAGGATTTAAGGGCCCATTATCCGGAGAAATTTCGAAGGCAGCCACAGAGATCCGTGCTTGTAAAGAAAAACTAAAAGATTCTTTGCTTATCCTAAGTATAGATGCTATTTCCGGCTATTCTCCCGATGAAAAAATCCCATTTGCTGCGGATATTTTGGCGGAAATCGGATCTCCTAAGATCAAAAATGTTTTCTACCCTTTGCCTAAGGATAGAAAGTCATTTCATCCGATTGGCTTCTTAAGACAAGAATTCCGGACTTCCAAATATCTTTTACCGAGGGCAAGCAGAGTAGAATTAGTTTCAAAACTTACTAGGGCAAAGGATTCCCACAAATATAAAAACGGCTCAGCGGTATTTATAGGCGGATCGGAAGGAATGTCCGGTGCAATCTTATCCTCTGCTCTCGCATTCCAAGAATTAGGGGGTGGAATCTCCCAGATACTCACTCCTTCCGCAAATACTTTGATAAAGGTTCTTAAAAAAGATCCATCTTTCATGATCTCTCAATTAGAAAGTGCTAAAAAGACTTCTGATTATCCATTTCTAAAAAAAGCGAGTGTGGTTTGTGTTGGTCCTGGATTAGCTTCTTCCGATCTTCCTACTTTATCTTTTTCCAAGGAAACAACTCTAGTATTCGATGCGGGCGCATTCAAATATTTGGATGAAACACATTTAGGTCCTCGCACAATACTAACTCCTCACTTGGGAGAATGGTCTTCTATTTCCGGCAAAAAATACCAAAGCCAATACTCCGCATTGGAAGATGCAAAAGTTTGGGCAAAGGAAAAGAAAACCTATTTACTCTTAAAAGGACCTGTTTCCATTCTATTTACTCCTGAGGAAAACTCTTACTTCTGGGAGTACCAAGAACCTAAGCTTGCTGTCATGGGAACTGGTGATCTTCTTGTGGGAATCCTAACATTCTTCTTATCCAGAGGAGAAAGCATGATCGAATCGGTTAGACTTGCACAAAGTGTCCTGCTTTATTGTGCAGAATTATGTAAAGGGTATCCTACTGCAGGCAGAATACGCAAGAAGATCAGAAGTCTCTTGCATTAG